In a single window of the Papaver somniferum cultivar HN1 chromosome 8, ASM357369v1, whole genome shotgun sequence genome:
- the LOC113304103 gene encoding uncharacterized protein LOC113304103: MVKPKSATPFKIRESTRFYPYFKDCIGAMDGTHIPAMVEKRNASVYRNRHGITSQNVLAVCNFDLEFIYVLSGWEGSAHDSKILNDAMTKRNGLKIPQECRSDEFPVEEEEEEDSHPSTLVNDDEILTQQTQEQQRQEANAWRKSIADD, from the exons ATGGTTAAGCCAAAAAGTGCAACTCCATTTAAAATTCGTGAGAGTACACGATTTTATCCTTACTTTAAGGATTGCATTGGAGCTATGGACGGTACACATATCCCAGCAATGGTAGAGAAAAGAAATGCATCCGTTTATCGgaatcgacatggaattacatctcaaaatgtgttagcggtttgcaacttcgacttggagttcatatacgtgctcagtggatgggaaggatctgctcatgattcgaaaatacttaacgacgcaatgacaaaaagaaatggactgaaaataccgcaag aatgccgttcagatgagtttccggtcgaggaagaggaagaggaagatagccatccatcaacgcttgtaaatgacgacgAAATTTTGAcgcaacaaactcaagaacaacaacgtcaagaagctaatgcatggagaaagagtatagcggatgat